A region of Anopheles merus strain MAF chromosome 2R, AmerM5.1, whole genome shotgun sequence DNA encodes the following proteins:
- the LOC121589426 gene encoding ankyrin repeat and KH domain-containing protein mask-like: protein MKSVNVALTVGLVVCLIAIDGIAARSTVDRKKDYDYEYESGLSGGGGGSSSGSHLYGGSSYSPKSGYSAGSGLRSIAQGSADQANSAVANQHAAAKQAAYVAQNTLAQAASQAAATAQAALAGKHVLLQGLEQQSLEAHQALDAEIQQLQQAKRSAKAAQHAAQQALNHVQVLQSALNNAQVAAEHAQQSASEAAAELASQTQMVGTAKQRVEALEEQLNAARVDFEATQEAAHKAAASAQEAQNNAAEAAAHAAIPLVHVAQSIDHGSHTLQAKIGKAGPSTKSIGKQHQHQQQHELASSEDEINSGEIEVAANHNYGDFQPSQQTFSFAGY from the exons ATGAAGTCCGTTAACGTCGCCCTCACCGTTGGATTGGTGGTTTGCCTGATCGCTATCG ATGGCATCGCGGCCCGTTCGACCGTCGACCGCAAGAAGGACTACGACTACGAGTACGAATCGGGACTCtcgggtggcggtggcggcagcagcagcggtagcCACCTGTACGGTGGCAGCAGCTACTCACCGAAATCGGGCTACAGTGCCGGCAGTGGGCTCCGCTCGATCGCCCAGGGTTCCGCCGATCAGGCCAACTCGGCCGTCGCTAACCAGCATGCCGCAGCCAAGCAGGCTGCGTACGTGGCGCAGAACACACTCGCGCAGGCGGCTTCCCAGGCAGCCGCCACGGCACAGGCCGCCCTCGCCGGGAAGCACGTGCTGCTGCAGGGACTGGAGCAGCAAAGCCTCGAGGCGCACCAGGCGCTCGATGCCGAGATCCAGCAGCTCCAGCAAGCGAAACGATCGGCCAAGGCGGCCCAGCACGCAGCCCAGCAGGCGCTCAACCACGTGCAGGTGCTCCAGTCCGCCCTGAACAATGCGCAGGTGGCGGCGGAACACGCACAGCAGAGCGCTAGCGAGGCGGCGGCCGAGCTTGCCTCCCAAACGCAGATGGTCGGTACGGCCAAGCAGCGCGTCGAAGCGCTGGAGGAGCagctgaatgcggcccgcgttGACTTTGAGGCAACGCAGGAGGCGGCCCACAAGGCGGCCGCGTCGGCCCAGGAAGCGCAGAACAATGCGGCGGAAGCGGCAGCCCACGCCGCCATCCCGCTCGTGCACGTGGCCCAATCGATCGATCACGGCAGCCACACGCTGCAGGCCAAGATCGGTAAGGCCGGTCCGAGCACGAAATCGATTGGcaagcagcatcagcaccagcagcagcacgagctTGCCTCGTCGGAGGATGAGATTAACAGCGGGGAGATTGAGGTGGCAGCCAACCACAACTATGGCGACTTTCAACCGTCCCAGCAGACGTTCAGCTTTGCCGGATACTGA
- the LOC121589425 gene encoding methionine synthase reductase, whose product MNVLEQFKATPLTLTKLPASFIEANPTESGQVPSDHLQSTTRQPFGSSNVYKTSILHYRVLAEGDDVKTVYEVAIKLPPNMEEEYFPGDAIGILTYNLASEVDYVLDRLHLLESADQTYEVKLAKPVKKKNPELPHYVPKYVTPRRLLSECLDIRITPRKGLLQAMASCTADECEKRLLEILASKEGSNLYNELILKNEMNFLHVLKYVATCKPPLAMLIEHLPRLQARPYSIASYGRENHIRIAFAMLNDGQVGITTHMLESKLLHPGKWDKYLYMYLRQLKPVFNYREEDLERNIIMIGPGTGITPYIGFLEYRKQAKGGSTRKTKMGSAWLLTSCRYQDRNYLYENELKGFMQAGVLDRLHVASSRDEDSQYKYVQDIIEDRKEELVELLLDDATKLYLCGEGRTMLPRIQDTIVTCMSKVKSMPKSEAADLLAEYRKSGKYLYYSMIRY is encoded by the exons ATGAATGTTCTGGAGCAGTTCAAAGCGACACCCCTGACGCTCACCAAACTCCCTGCATCCTTCATCGAAGCAAATCCAACCGAAAGCGGACAAGTG CCTTCGGATCATCTGCAGAGCACCACACGGCAACCATTCGGGTCGAGCAATGTGTACAAAACAAGCATTCTTCACTACCGCGTCCTGGCCGAAGGGGACGATGTTAAGACAGTGTATGAGGTCGCAATAAAGCTTCCACCG AATATGGAAGAGGAATATTTCCCCGGTGATGCAATCGGCATCCTCACCTACAACCTGGCCAGCGAAGTGGACTACGTGCTGGACCGGTTGCATCTGCTCGAATCGGCCGACCAAACGTACGAAGTGAAGCTGGCGAAACCGGTCAAGAAGAAAAACCCCGAGCTTCCCCACTACGTGCCGAAGTACGTCACGCCGCGGCGCCTCCTGTCGGAGTGCTTGGATATTCGAATTACGCCGCGCAAAGGGTTGCTTCAGGCCATGGCCAGTTGTACGGCGGACGAGTGTGAAAAACGGTTGCTCGAAATCCTAGCCTCGAAGGAGGGTTCTAACCTGTACAATGAGCTGATTCtgaagaacgaaatgaacttCCTGCACGTGCTCAAGTACGTCGCCACGTGTAAACCTCCGCTAGCGATGCTGATTGAGCATCTGCCACGGCTCCAGGCACGCCCGTACTCGATAGCGAGCTACGGACGGGAGAACCACATTCGCATCGCGTTTGCAATGCTGAACGATGGGCAAGTTGGTATTACGACGCACATGCTCGAGAGCAAGCTGCTGCATCCGGGCAAGTGGGATAAGTATCTGTACATGTATCTGCGGCAGCTGAAGCCCGTCTTTAACTATCGCGAGGAGGATCTCGAGCGGAACATTATCATGATCGGACCCGGGACGGGTATTACGCCGTACATTGGCTTCCTGGAGTATCGCAAGCAGGCGAAGGGTGGCTCCACCCGGAAGACGAAAATGGGTTCGGCCTGGTTGCTGACCAGCTGCCGGTACCAGGACCGCAACTATCTCTACGAGAACGAACTGAAGGGTTTCATGCAGGCCGGTGTGTTGGATCGATTGCATGTGGCGTCGTCTCGGGACGAGGACAGCCAGTACAAGTACGTGCAGGACATTATCGAGGATAGGAAGGAGGAGCTGGTCGAGCTGCTGCTTGACGATGCCACCAAGCTGTACCTCTGCGGGGAGGGGCGCACCATGTTGCCCCGCATTCAGGACACGATAGTGACGTGCATGAGCAAGGTAAAGTCTATGCCGAAATCGGAAGCGGCCGATCTGCTGGCGGAGTATCGAAAGTCGGGCAAGTATCTGTACTACTCGATGATTCGATACTGA
- the LOC121589428 gene encoding coiled-coil domain-containing protein 137 — translation MGRFGPTHRKIPVPKRHGVRDPLKRLAEKEASMKDKINNPPKEHDVQEVSNRFKRFMAMANEASQPNQKTSRSKQKSKLRIGSTVIEKRPRESEEAFLNRVGRVQEDREVEARIGTKFGVEVEHDDKSGAIRVVKRKGIEVDGMLQKISDESSGKTGARKSKAADAAKTRKAQLAEQKALKKQKALERRREEEDLLLKEFQYERVPFGEVVKEPPSLHTLPRRATREGAPRPGSKSLLLSSLLGQKQAEEEEPVLKKSSKKKEKETKVDLKGKRKKLPIAARMKIEREQQNVIEMYRQLKKKVKQ, via the exons ATGGGACGATTTGGGCCAACGCATCGTAAAATCCCAGTTCCAAAGCGGCATGGTGTTCGTGATCCGCTGAAACGGCTCGCCGAGAAGGAAGCTTC CATGAAAGATAAGATAAACAATCCACCGAAGGAACACGATGTGCAAGAAGTGTCGAACCGTTTCAAGCGATTCATGGCCATGGCCAATgaagccagccagccaaatCAAAAGACCAGCCGTTCAAAGCAAAAGTCAAAACTACGCATAGGCAGCACGGTAATCGAAAAGCGTCCCCGGGAATCGGAGGAGGCGTTCCTGAACCGTGTCGGAAGGGTGCAGGAGGACCGCGAGGTAGAGGCCCGGATTGGTACCAAATTTGGCGTGGAGGTGGAGCACGATGACAAATCCGGAGCAATTCGAGTAGTCAAACGGAAGGGCATCGAGGTGGATGGTATGTTGCAAAAAATAAGCGATGAAAGCTCGGGCAAGACTGGGGCGAGGAAAAGTAAGGCGGCCGATGCTGCCAAAACGCGCAAAGCGCAGTTAGCGGAACAGAAGGCACTGAAGAAGCAGAAAGCGCTAGAACGACGACGAGAGGAGGAAGATCTGCTGCTGAAAGAGTTCCAGTACGAACGGGTGCCGTTCGGCGAGGTAGTAAAGGAACCGCCATCACTGCACACACTACCCCGGCGAGCCACCAGGGAAGGTGCACCACGG CCTGGAAGCAAAAGTCTGCTGCTGAGCTCATTGCTTGGACAAAAACAAGCAGAGGAAGAGGAGCCGGTGCTGAAGAAATCGtccaaaaagaaggaaaaagaaacgaaagtaGATCTCAAAGGAAAGCGCAAGAAGCTACCGATCGCGGCGAGAATGAAGATTGAACGGGAACAGCAAAATGTCATAGAAATGTACCGGCAGTTGAAGAAGAAAGTGAAGCAATAA
- the LOC121603667 gene encoding methionine synthase reductase-like — protein MSTEILLEFEGKKLTLPALPSTYIVLEENTDHAPLPVAHLQANVTQPFGASNVLEACVSNLTTIVEGEDVKTVHDLTLSYPPDTAHRHWPGDTIGILSYNTDADVEFLLARLNLLSKGDVVCKVGIDQNTTKKAAKVPAFVPAVISYRRLIKECLDLHAVPKKLLIRSLTPFTTNDDDRRFLEILCSKEGNAAYEQTVQKGKGIISLLQLVPSCRPTVALLIEHLPRLMPRPYSIANAYREGASPTTVRFIFSHNAENPGITTSHLRALSKGATVYFYFRQSSAFVYEQRDLRRNIIMIGTGTGMSPYLSFLQLRADARARGEALGRAELIVGFRYRDRGYLCKAEVEEYLETGALDACYEAFSRDPNARHKYVQSQMKENGTKIVENIHNPHATLYVCGDSKVLLPQITETVIDILAEAPGAEDRDAIKTLIGRLKKEGKYREDVWL, from the exons ATGTCTACGGAAATTTTGCTAGaatttgaaggaaaaaagtTAACGCTTCCCGCTCTACCATCTACTTACATCGTCTTGGAAGAAAATACA GACCATGCCCCACTGCCGGTAGCTCACCTGCAAGCGAATGTGACTCAACCCTTTGGAGCGAGCAATGTTCTGGAAGCTTGTGTTTCTAATCTCACGACCATTGTTGAAGGTGAAGATGTGAAAACTGTGCACGATTTAACATTAAGCTATCCGCCTGACACAGCCCATCGACATTGGCCGGGTGACACGATTGGAATTTTATCCTACAACACGGATGCCGACGTCGAGTTCCTGCTTGCCCGGTTGAATCTACTGTCCAAAGGTGATGTCGTTTGCAAAGTAGGTATCgaccaaaacacaacgaaaaaagCTGCCAAGGTTCCGGCGTTTGTGCCTGCTGTAATCAGTTATCGACGGCTGATAAAGGAGTGTTTGGATCTGCATGCAGTTCCCAAGAAG CTTCTGATTCGTTCGCTAACACCATTCACTACGAACGACGACGATCGCCGCTTTCTGGAAATTTTATGCTCCAAAGAGGGAAACGCTGCATACGAGCAGACCGTTCAGAAGGGAAAAGGAATCATCTCACTGCTTCAACTAGTACCGTCCTGTCGTCCAACGGTCGCATTGCTaatagagcaccttccaagGCTCATGCCACGACCCTACTCGATAGCCAATGCTTACCGCGAAGGGGCCAGTCCAACAACGGTACGATTTATCTTCTCGCACAATGCAGAAAATCCTGGAATTACCACCTCGCACCTAAGAGCGTTAAGTAAAGGAGCGACGGTATACTTCTATTTCCGCCAGAGCAGTGCCTTTGTCTACGAGCAGCGCGATCTAAGGCGAAACATTATAATGATAGGAACAGGCACGGGAATGTCACCGTATCTGTCCTTCCTTCAGCTGCGTGCAGACGCCCGCGCCCGGGGCGAAGCGCTTGGTCGAGCCGAATTGATCGTGGGATTTCGCTATCGAGACCGTGGCTACCTCTGCAAGGCAGAAGTTGAAGAGTATCTGGAAACGGGCGCGTTAGACGCGTGCTATGAAGCTTTTTCACGCGATCCCAACGCACGGCATAAGTATGTGCAAAGCCAGATGAAGGAAAATGGTACGAAAATCGTTGAAAACATCCATAACCCACACGCGACGCTGTACGTGTGTGGTGATTCGAAGGTTCTTTTGCCGCAGATAACGGAAACCGTGATCGACATCCTTGCCGAAGCACCGGGAGCAGAGGACAGGGATGCGATCAAGACATTGATTGGTAGGCTAAAGAAGGAGGGTAAATATCGCGAAGATGTTTGGCTGTGA
- the LOC121603666 gene encoding serine/threonine-protein kinase PAK 1, giving the protein MIKNIFGSRRAKESERNKISEIGLPTNVVHGMHVSKNQLTGHLEGLPKPWIRMMDAMITHDEQSKNPEAAYQAVKFYSYSIKKKDASEPFKPFITEDAIHEETESIDQFLDQKSTHKSEDSLAGSSEESEAVPQVPPPPLPKKSMTLPPKPQLKPKPKNYTSKVYKGMDNLHLIDSGSNSDTMIIHNVPHLTHQSSYAICTNVNNNNSLDQEPELADADLILRPKEKLARQPKSDEQVYHELKKICNLNDPLERYEKTVEVGKGASGVVFIALDRNTGAKVAIKTIDMKNQSSKESILNEINVLKDFNHKNLVNFLEAYYLEDVDQLWVILEYMDGGPLTDVVTETVMKDRQIAAVCREVLLAVSFLHAKGIIHRDIKSDNVLLGMDGSVKVTDFGFCANIEGDEKRQTMVGTPYWMAPEVVTRKQYGKKVDIWSLGIMAIEMIEGQPPYLNQAPLRALYLIAANGRPDIKSWDKLSDNLKDFLDRCLQVEVDMRASADELLRHPFLQDCMELRTLTPLIKAARRLLKRDN; this is encoded by the coding sequence atgattaaaaacattttcggCAGCAGACGGGCGAAGGAGTCCGAGCGGAACAAGATCTCCGAGATCGGGCTGCCGACGAACGTGGTGCACGGGATGCACGTCAGCAAAAATCAGCTGACCGGCCATCTGGAGGGCTTGCCGAAACCATGGATCCGCATGATGGACGCGATGATCACGCACGACGAGCAGAGCAAAAATCCGGAGGCAGCCTACCAGGCGGTAAAGTTTTACAGCTACTCGATCAAAAAGAAGGACGCATCGGAACCGTTCAAGCCGTTCATCACGGAAGATGCGATCCACGAGGAAACGGAATCGATCGACCAGTTTCTCGACCAGAAGAGCACGCACAAAAGCGAAGACTCGCTGGCCGGCAGCAGCGAGGAGAGTGAAGCCGTCCCGCAGGTGCCCCCGCCCCCGCTGCCCAAGAAAAGTATGACCCTGCCGCCGAAACCGCAGCTGAAACCAAAGCCCAAGAACTACACCAGCAAGGTGTACAAAGGCATGGACAATCTGCATCTGATCGACTCGGGCAGCAACAGCGACACGATGATCATTCACAACGTGCCCCACCTGACGCACCAAAGTTCCTACGCGATCTGCACGAAcgtgaacaacaacaacagcctgGACCAGGAGCCGGAGCTGGCCGATGCCGATTTGATACTGCGACCGAAGGAGAAGCTCGCCCGCCAGCCCAAGAGCGACGAGCAGGTCTATCACGAGCTGAAGAAGATCTGCAACCTGAACGATCCGCTCGAGCGGTACGAGAAGACGGTCGAGGTGGGCAAGGGTGCGTCCGGGGTGGTGTTCATTGCGCTGGATCGCAACACCGGCGCCAAGGTGGCGATCAAAACGATCGACATGAAGAACCAATCGTCCAAGGAGTCGATCCTGAACGAGATCAACGTGCTGAAGGACTTCAATCACAAGAATCTGGTCAACTTCCTCGAGGCGTACTACCTGGAGGACGTCGACCAGCTGTGGGTCATACTCGAGTACATGGACGGCGGTCCGCTGACCGACGTGGTCACCGAGACGGTGATGAAGGATCGCCAGATAGCGGCGGTCTGCCGGGAGGTGCTGCTGGCCGTCAGCTTCCTGCACGCGAAGGGCATCATCCATCGCGACATCAAGTCGGACAACGTGCTGCTCGGCATGGACGGTTCGGTGAAGGTGACCGATTTCGGCTTCTGCGCCAACATCGAGGGCGACGAGAAGCGGCAGACGATGGTCGGCACGCCGTACTGGATGGCGCCGGAGGTGGTGACGCGCAAGCAGTACGGCAAGAAGGTGGACATCTGGTCGCTGGGCATCATGGCAATCGAGATGATCGAGGGCCAGCCGCCGTATCTGAATCAGGCGCCGCTGCGTGCGCTTTACCTGATCGCGGCGAATGGCCGGCCGGACATCAAGAGCTGGGACAAGCTGTCGGACAATCTGAAGGACTTCCTGGACCGCTGCCTGCAGGTGGAGGTCGACATGCGCGCCTCGGCGGACGAGCTGCTGCGGCATCCCTTCCTGCAGGACTGTATGGAGCTGCGCACGCTAACGCCGCTAATTAAGGCCGCCCGAAGGTTGCTGAAGCGGGACAACTAA